Proteins from one Streptomyces genisteinicus genomic window:
- a CDS encoding DNA polymerase III subunit alpha: MPGFTHLHTVSGFSVRYGASHPERLAERAAERGMDALALTDRDTLAGAVRFAEACARHGVRPLFGADLAVGGHEVRAGHAGRRRAPVRGGAFVDESAHRVVFLARDRGGWADLCRMITAAHAGDGDRPLLPWSANHGDGLTVLLGPSSDVGEALTRGRPDRAAALLAPWRERYGDRLRLEVVHHGRTGTGPGSLRQAARTLGLAAEQGVRAVLANAVRYADPGLGPVADVLDAARRLVPVDPRRGLDSGERWLKDPAAMALTAERVAEAAGFRRDTALRLLAMTAEAAADAVVDPEGDLGIGSVHFPEPRLVGAERRTAQRVLASRAAAGMVLRGYDRRRDYWERMHRELDVIAHHGFASYFLTVAQVVRDVQEMGVRVAARGSGAGSLVNHLLGIAHADPVEHGLLMERFLSERRRVLPDIDIDVESARRLDVYRAIIGRFGAERVATVSMPETYRVRHAVRDVGAALSMDPAEIDRIAKAFPHIRARDARAALDELPELRAVADDLKKRGRMWDLVEALDALPRGVAMHPCGVLLSDASLPARTPVVPTSGEGFPMSQFDKDDVEKLGLLKLDVLGVRMQSAMAHAVAEVRRATGEELDLDDPVQVPPGDPETYRLIRSAETLGCFQIESPGQRDLVGRLQPETFHDLVVDISLFRPGPVAADMVRPFIEARHGRAPARYPHPDLEEALKGTHGVVVFHEQIIEIVDIMTGCGRAEADRVRRGLSDPESQSRIKVWFGERAGERGYAPETVGRTWEIVEAFGSYGFCKAHAVAFAVPTYQSAWLKTHHPAAFYAGLLTHDPGMYPKRLLLADARRRGVPVLPLDVNRSAAAHRIELVSGSGAGSESGSGPGSEPGPVSGPGPGPGAGPVSGPGRWGLRLALSDVHGISEDEAARIEEGRPYASLLDFWQRARPSRPVAERLAQVGALDAFGANRRDLMLHLAELHRGGRTASRGGQLPLDQGRRTAPVGLPDLGDAERLSAELGVLGMDASRHLMDDHHAFLAELGAVSAQRLRGARHGQTVLVAGAKAATQTPPIRSGRRVIFSTLDDGTGLVDLAFFDDSHAACAHTVFHSWLLLVRGVVQRRGPRSLSVVGAAAWNLAELAELRRTGGLDAVAARLAAPAPGGERADDGRRIELPTGYRMNPWADLQPAGDKAATGRKLWHQSPGSAG, translated from the coding sequence GTGCCAGGGTTCACGCATCTGCACACCGTTTCCGGGTTCTCCGTGCGCTACGGAGCCTCCCACCCGGAGCGGCTTGCCGAACGCGCGGCGGAGCGGGGCATGGACGCCCTGGCGCTGACGGACCGCGACACCCTCGCGGGAGCGGTCCGCTTCGCCGAGGCGTGCGCCCGCCACGGCGTGCGCCCGCTGTTCGGCGCGGACCTCGCGGTCGGGGGGCACGAGGTCCGCGCCGGGCACGCCGGGCGCCGCCGCGCACCGGTGCGCGGCGGCGCGTTCGTCGACGAGTCCGCGCACCGGGTCGTCTTCCTCGCCCGCGACCGCGGCGGCTGGGCCGATCTCTGCCGCATGATCACCGCGGCCCACGCCGGGGACGGCGACCGCCCGCTGCTGCCCTGGTCCGCCAACCACGGCGACGGCCTCACCGTGCTCCTCGGCCCCTCGTCGGACGTGGGCGAGGCCCTGACCCGGGGCAGGCCCGACCGTGCGGCCGCGCTGCTCGCTCCCTGGCGGGAGCGGTACGGCGACCGGCTGCGCCTGGAGGTCGTGCACCACGGCCGCACCGGCACCGGTCCCGGTTCGCTGCGCCAGGCCGCCCGCACCCTCGGGCTCGCCGCGGAGCAGGGCGTGCGCGCGGTCCTCGCCAACGCCGTCCGCTACGCCGACCCCGGGCTCGGCCCGGTCGCCGACGTGCTCGACGCGGCCCGCCGCCTGGTGCCCGTCGACCCGCGCAGAGGGCTCGACAGCGGGGAGCGCTGGCTCAAGGACCCGGCGGCCATGGCGCTCACCGCCGAGCGGGTGGCCGAGGCCGCGGGCTTCCGGCGGGACACCGCGCTGCGGCTGCTCGCCATGACAGCCGAGGCGGCCGCGGACGCCGTCGTCGACCCCGAGGGCGACCTGGGAATCGGCAGCGTCCACTTCCCCGAGCCCCGGCTCGTCGGCGCGGAGCGGCGCACCGCGCAGCGGGTGCTGGCCTCCCGCGCCGCCGCGGGCATGGTGCTGCGCGGCTACGACCGGCGCCGCGACTACTGGGAGCGGATGCACCGCGAGCTGGACGTCATCGCCCACCACGGCTTCGCCTCCTACTTCCTGACCGTGGCCCAGGTGGTGCGGGACGTGCAGGAGATGGGTGTGCGGGTGGCCGCGCGCGGCTCGGGCGCGGGGTCCCTCGTCAACCACCTCCTCGGCATCGCGCACGCCGACCCGGTCGAGCACGGCCTGTTGATGGAACGTTTCCTCTCCGAGCGGCGCCGCGTGCTCCCCGACATCGACATCGACGTGGAGTCGGCCCGCCGGCTCGACGTCTACCGCGCGATCATCGGCCGCTTCGGCGCGGAGCGGGTCGCGACCGTGTCCATGCCCGAGACCTACCGGGTCCGGCACGCCGTACGGGACGTGGGCGCGGCCCTTTCCATGGACCCCGCCGAGATCGACCGGATCGCCAAGGCCTTCCCGCACATCCGGGCGCGCGACGCCCGGGCCGCCCTCGACGAGCTGCCCGAACTGCGCGCCGTGGCCGACGACCTGAAGAAGCGCGGACGGATGTGGGACCTGGTCGAGGCCCTGGACGCGCTGCCGCGCGGGGTCGCCATGCACCCCTGCGGCGTCCTGCTCTCCGACGCCTCCCTGCCGGCGCGCACCCCGGTGGTGCCCACCAGCGGGGAGGGCTTCCCCATGTCCCAGTTCGACAAGGACGACGTGGAGAAGCTCGGCCTGCTCAAGCTCGACGTGCTCGGCGTGCGGATGCAGTCGGCGATGGCGCACGCCGTCGCCGAGGTGCGCCGGGCCACGGGGGAGGAGCTGGACCTCGACGACCCCGTCCAGGTGCCGCCCGGCGACCCGGAGACCTACCGCCTCATCAGGTCCGCCGAGACGCTGGGCTGCTTCCAGATCGAGTCCCCCGGCCAGCGCGACCTGGTCGGCCGCCTCCAGCCGGAGACCTTCCACGACCTGGTCGTCGACATCTCGCTGTTCCGGCCGGGCCCGGTCGCCGCCGACATGGTGCGCCCGTTCATCGAGGCGCGTCACGGCCGGGCGCCGGCCCGCTACCCGCACCCCGACCTGGAGGAGGCGCTGAAGGGCACCCACGGTGTGGTCGTCTTCCACGAGCAGATCATCGAGATCGTGGACATCATGACCGGCTGCGGCCGGGCGGAGGCCGACCGGGTACGGCGCGGGCTGTCCGACCCCGAGTCGCAGAGCAGGATCAAGGTCTGGTTCGGCGAGCGCGCCGGGGAGAGGGGGTACGCGCCCGAGACGGTCGGCCGCACCTGGGAGATCGTCGAGGCCTTCGGCTCGTACGGCTTCTGCAAGGCGCACGCGGTCGCCTTCGCCGTCCCCACCTACCAGTCGGCCTGGCTCAAGACCCACCACCCGGCCGCCTTCTACGCGGGGCTGCTCACGCACGACCCCGGGATGTACCCCAAGCGCCTGCTGCTGGCGGACGCCCGGCGGCGCGGGGTGCCCGTGCTGCCGCTGGACGTCAACCGGTCGGCGGCCGCTCATCGAATCGAACTGGTGTCTGGTTCGGGGGCGGGGTCGGAGTCCGGGTCCGGTCCGGGGTCTGAGCCGGGTCCGGTGTCCGGTCCGGGTCCGGGTCCGGGTGCGGGGCCGGTGTCCGGTCCGGGACGCTGGGGGCTGCGGCTCGCGCTGTCCGACGTCCACGGCATCAGCGAGGACGAGGCCGCCCGCATCGAGGAGGGGCGGCCGTACGCCTCGCTGCTCGACTTCTGGCAGCGCGCCCGCCCCTCGCGCCCCGTCGCCGAACGGCTCGCCCAGGTCGGGGCGCTCGACGCCTTCGGCGCCAACCGGCGCGACCTGATGCTGCACCTCGCCGAGCTCCACCGCGGCGGACGCACCGCCTCCCGCGGCGGCCAGCTCCCGCTCGACCAGGGCCGCCGGACCGCCCCCGTCGGACTGCCCGACCTCGGGGACGCCGAACGGCTCAGCGCCGAACTCGGCGTCCTCGGCATGGACGCGTCCCGTCACCTGATGGACGACCACCACGCCTTCCTGGCCGAACTCGGAGCGGTCTCCGCGCAGCGGCTGCGCGGCGCGCGGCACGGGCAGACCGTGCTGGTCGCCGGTGCCAAGGCGGCCACCCAGACACCGCCGATCCGGTCCGGCAGGCGCGTCATCTTCAGCACGCTCGACGACGGCACCGGCCTGGTCGACCTGGCCTTCTTCGACGACAGCCACGCCGCCTGCGCCCACACCGTCTTCCACTCCTGGCTGCTGCTGGTCCGCGGCGTCGTCCAGCGGCGCGGCCCGCGCAGCCTCAGCGTGGTGGGCGCCGCCGCCTGGAACCTCGCCGAACTCGCCGAACTCCGGCGCACCGGTGGCCTCGACGCGGTCGCCGCCCGCCTCGCCGCGCCCGCCCCCGGCGGAGAGCGGGCCGACGACGGCCGCCGCATCGAACTGCCCACCGGCTACCGGATGAACCCCTGGGCAGACCTCCAGCCCGCCGGTGACAAGGCCGCCACCGGCAGGAAACTGTGGCACCAGAGCCCCGGGAGCGCGGGATGA
- a CDS encoding DUF3533 domain-containing protein, producing MAQRYDGPPGDRPDDDRDAPGADSSADPGTGAGTGTRAGTKPRPGSRNGPRTGFAAEARNAVSVRAALLVLGVLALQIAFITSYVGAFHDPTPHRIPLAVTSVSPQAVDQSLYRLNRLPGEPLDPRAAADEATARRQIMNREVDGALVIDPRAGADRLLVAGGSGSSLAQALTAVVTEAEAAEGRRVRVVDVVPEAPGDARGLSSFYLVVGWCVGGYLCAAILAISAGARPANGSRALIRLGVLLLYSIAAGLLGTVVAGPVLDALPGSVWALWGLGTLLVFAVGALTLALQGLAGIVGIGLAILVVVVAGNPSAGGAYPYPLLPPFWREIGPALPPGAGTWTARSIAYFRGNAAAGPMWVLAAWAVGGAAVTMALALLRGRGRSGART from the coding sequence ATGGCGCAGAGATACGACGGACCACCAGGCGACAGGCCGGACGACGACCGGGACGCCCCCGGTGCCGACTCCTCCGCCGACCCCGGCACGGGTGCCGGCACCGGCACCCGTGCCGGCACGAAGCCACGCCCCGGCTCCCGCAACGGCCCCCGGACCGGCTTCGCCGCCGAGGCCAGGAACGCGGTGAGCGTGCGGGCGGCCCTCCTCGTCCTCGGGGTGCTGGCGCTCCAGATCGCCTTCATCACGTCGTACGTCGGCGCCTTCCACGACCCGACGCCCCACCGGATCCCCCTGGCGGTGACCTCCGTCTCGCCCCAGGCGGTCGACCAGTCCCTGTACCGGCTGAACCGGCTCCCCGGCGAACCGCTCGACCCCCGGGCGGCGGCCGACGAGGCGACCGCCCGCCGGCAGATCATGAACCGCGAGGTGGACGGCGCACTGGTCATCGACCCCCGGGCCGGCGCCGACCGGCTCCTCGTCGCCGGCGGCTCGGGCTCCTCGCTCGCCCAGGCGCTCACCGCGGTCGTCACCGAGGCCGAGGCCGCCGAGGGCCGCCGGGTGCGGGTGGTGGACGTGGTCCCCGAGGCGCCGGGCGACGCCCGTGGACTGTCCTCGTTCTACCTGGTCGTGGGCTGGTGCGTGGGCGGCTACCTGTGCGCGGCGATCCTCGCCATCAGCGCCGGCGCACGGCCGGCGAACGGCAGCCGCGCACTGATCCGGCTGGGCGTCCTGCTGCTGTACTCGATCGCCGCCGGCCTGCTCGGCACGGTGGTCGCCGGCCCGGTCCTGGACGCGCTGCCGGGCAGCGTCTGGGCCCTGTGGGGCCTCGGCACCCTGCTGGTCTTCGCCGTCGGCGCGCTGACGCTGGCCCTCCAGGGACTGGCCGGCATCGTGGGCATCGGCCTGGCGATCCTCGTCGTCGTGGTCGCGGGCAACCCGAGCGCCGGGGGCGCCTACCCCTACCCGCTGCTCCCGCCGTTCTGGCGGGAGATCGGCCCGGCGCTCCCACCGGGGGCGGGCACCTGGACGGCACGCTCGATCGCGTACTTCCGCGGCAACGCGGCGGCCGGCCCGATGTGGGTGCTGGCCGCGTGGGCGGTGGGCGGAGCGGCCGTCACCATGGCCCTGGCGCTGCTGCGGGGCCGCGGCCGCTCCGGCGCCCGGACCTGA
- a CDS encoding S1 family peptidase, which produces MKHRRITRRKTAVAGGAVVALLAAGFTFQSANASDNPEQFSVKALTAPAAGTLALSLKSDLGADEAGSYYDTEAKALVVNVLSQEAATTVREAGGKARIVQNTLAELTGARQTLSDKAAIPGTSWATDPVTNRVVVTADRTVAGAELTKLKKVVEGLGAKAELKRTAGEFTTFASGGDAIHSGGGRCSLGFNVVKDGEPHFVTAGHCGETGSEWSDSAGGAAIGSMVDSQFPGNDFALVKYSGDTAHPSEVNLYNGSAQAITSAGDATVGMQVQRSGSTTQVHDGEVTGLDATVNYGNGDVVEGLIQTSVCAEPGDSGGSLFAGEVAIGLTSGGSGDCSSGGETFFQPVTEALSAFGAQIG; this is translated from the coding sequence TTGAAGCACCGTCGCATAACCCGGAGGAAGACCGCCGTCGCCGGCGGCGCCGTCGTCGCGCTGCTCGCCGCGGGTTTCACCTTCCAGAGTGCGAACGCCAGTGACAACCCCGAGCAGTTCTCGGTCAAGGCGCTGACCGCGCCCGCGGCCGGGACGCTCGCGCTCTCCCTCAAGTCCGACCTCGGCGCGGACGAGGCCGGTTCCTACTACGACACCGAGGCGAAGGCCCTCGTCGTCAACGTCCTCTCGCAGGAGGCGGCGACGACCGTGCGCGAGGCCGGCGGCAAGGCCCGGATCGTCCAGAACACCCTCGCCGAACTGACCGGGGCGCGCCAGACGCTCTCCGACAAGGCCGCCATCCCCGGCACCTCCTGGGCGACCGACCCGGTCACCAACAGGGTCGTCGTGACGGCCGACCGCACGGTCGCGGGTGCGGAGCTCACCAAGCTGAAGAAGGTCGTCGAGGGCCTCGGCGCCAAGGCCGAGCTGAAGCGGACCGCGGGCGAGTTCACCACCTTCGCCTCGGGCGGCGACGCCATCCACTCCGGCGGCGGCCGCTGCTCCCTCGGCTTCAACGTCGTCAAGGACGGCGAGCCCCACTTCGTCACCGCCGGGCACTGCGGCGAGACCGGCAGCGAGTGGTCGGACTCGGCGGGCGGCGCGGCCATCGGCTCGATGGTCGACTCCCAGTTCCCGGGCAACGACTTCGCGCTGGTGAAGTACAGCGGTGACACCGCGCACCCGAGCGAGGTCAACCTCTACAACGGCAGCGCGCAGGCCATCACCTCCGCGGGCGACGCCACGGTCGGCATGCAGGTGCAGCGCAGCGGCTCGACCACCCAGGTCCACGACGGCGAGGTCACCGGCCTCGACGCGACCGTGAACTACGGCAACGGCGACGTCGTCGAGGGGCTCATCCAGACCTCGGTCTGCGCCGAGCCCGGCGACAGCGGCGGCTCGCTCTTCGCGGGCGAGGTGGCGATCGGCCTCACCTCGGGCGGCAGCGGCGACTGCTCCTCGGGCGGGGAGACGTTCTTCCAGCCCGTGACCGAGGCGCTCTCGGCGTTCGGCGCGCAGATCGGCTGA
- a CDS encoding S1 family peptidase: MRIKRTIPGSTSGRRGRLLAAATGLIAAAALAVPTATASADQQGTFGAAQLAAASDAVLAADVPGTAWHVDRATGTLVVTADSTVSRAEIAAIKREAGPQAGALRIERTPGTFSKLIAGGDAIYASSWRCSLGFNVRSGSTYYLLTAGHCTDGAGTWYTNSARTTAIGPTAGSSFPGNDYGLVRYTNTSLAHPGTVGGVDITGAANATVGMSVTRRGSTTGTHSGTVTGLNATVNYGGGDVVYGMIRTNVCAEPGDSGGPLYSGSRAIGLTSGGSGNCSTGGTTFFQPVTEALSAYGVSVY; this comes from the coding sequence GTGAGGATCAAGCGCACCATCCCCGGCAGCACCTCCGGCAGACGGGGCCGTCTGCTCGCCGCCGCCACCGGTCTGATCGCGGCCGCGGCGCTGGCCGTCCCCACCGCCACCGCCTCCGCCGACCAGCAAGGGACCTTCGGCGCGGCCCAGCTCGCCGCCGCGAGCGACGCCGTGCTCGCAGCCGACGTGCCGGGCACCGCCTGGCACGTCGACCGGGCCACCGGCACCCTGGTCGTCACCGCCGACTCCACCGTCTCCCGCGCCGAGATCGCCGCCATCAAGCGCGAGGCGGGCCCGCAGGCCGGAGCCCTGCGCATCGAACGCACCCCGGGCACCTTCTCCAAGCTCATCGCCGGCGGCGACGCCATCTACGCCAGCAGCTGGCGCTGCTCGCTCGGCTTCAACGTCCGCAGCGGCAGCACCTACTACCTGCTGACCGCCGGCCACTGCACCGACGGCGCGGGCACCTGGTACACCAACTCCGCCCGGACCACCGCCATCGGGCCCACGGCCGGGTCGAGCTTCCCCGGCAACGACTACGGCCTGGTGCGCTACACCAACACCTCGCTCGCCCACCCGGGCACCGTCGGCGGCGTCGACATCACCGGCGCGGCCAACGCGACCGTCGGCATGTCCGTCACCCGCCGCGGCTCCACCACCGGCACCCACAGCGGCACCGTCACCGGCCTCAACGCCACCGTCAACTACGGCGGCGGCGACGTCGTCTACGGCATGATCCGTACCAACGTCTGCGCCGAACCGGGCGACTCGGGCGGCCCGTTGTACTCCGGGAGCAGGGCCATCGGCCTGACCTCCGGCGGCAGCGGCAACTGCTCGACCGGCGGCACGACGTTCTTCCAGCCGGTCACCGAGGCGCTCAGCGCCTACGGGGTCAGCGTGTACTAG
- a CDS encoding DUF1684 domain-containing protein, whose product MSTDASAGYDRRDWQEWHEQRIASAGEPYGPLSLTGTHWLADHPEGRIPAVPGLWADDGDHVLLTAGGEDGLTLDGKPFTGTVALAPDHAPIPASRVAHGDRRLVVLRREGLWAVRDFDPRAPARRAFTGIEATPYDPRWRVRGRFRPYGEHRSVRVENADGRERGLGLGGEIVFALDGTEHTLRAAVEADGSLWAVFADATSGDGSYRFRFLRPGAPAADLAVDVDFNRALLPPCAFADHFICPFPPPGNTLPVAVAAGERNLAEG is encoded by the coding sequence ATGAGCACGGACGCATCCGCCGGGTACGACCGGCGTGACTGGCAGGAATGGCACGAACAGCGCATCGCGAGCGCCGGCGAGCCGTACGGTCCGCTGTCCCTGACGGGCACCCACTGGCTCGCCGACCACCCCGAGGGGCGAATTCCGGCCGTCCCGGGGCTCTGGGCGGACGACGGCGACCACGTGCTGCTGACCGCGGGCGGAGAGGACGGCCTCACCCTCGACGGCAAGCCGTTCACCGGCACCGTCGCCCTCGCCCCCGATCATGCGCCCATCCCCGCTTCCCGGGTCGCCCACGGCGACCGGCGGCTGGTCGTCCTGCGGCGCGAAGGGCTCTGGGCGGTGCGGGACTTCGACCCCCGTGCGCCGGCCCGCCGGGCGTTCACGGGCATCGAGGCCACGCCGTACGACCCCCGCTGGCGGGTCCGGGGACGCTTCCGGCCGTACGGGGAGCACCGGAGCGTCCGGGTGGAGAACGCGGACGGACGCGAACGCGGGCTCGGTCTCGGCGGCGAGATCGTCTTCGCGCTCGACGGGACCGAGCACACCCTCCGGGCGGCCGTCGAGGCCGACGGCTCGCTGTGGGCGGTCTTCGCCGACGCCACCAGCGGGGACGGCAGCTACCGGTTCCGCTTCCTGCGGCCCGGGGCCCCCGCGGCCGACCTCGCGGTGGACGTCGACTTCAACCGCGCGCTGCTCCCGCCGTGCGCCTTCGCCGACCACTTCATCTGCCCCTTCCCGCCGCCCGGGAACACCCTCCCGGTGGCGGTCGCCGCCGGTGAGCGGAACCTGGCGGAAGGCTGA
- a CDS encoding NtaA/DmoA family FMN-dependent monooxygenase (This protein belongs to a clade of FMN-dependent monooxygenases, within a broader family of flavin-dependent oxidoreductases, the luciferase-like monooxygenase (LMM) family, some of whose members use coenzyme F420 rather than FMN.): protein MTTGPTPPRKQIHLAAHFPGVNNTTVWADPRSGSQIDFDSFVHLARTAERGLFDFFFLAEGLRLREHKGRVHDLDVVGRPESITVLNALAAVTDRLGLAATVNATFNEPWELARRLASLDLLSGGRAAWNVVTSSDAFTGENFRRGGFLDRADRYTRAAEFVAAARALWDAAGAGQRSFAWSGDHFAIAGESTPPRSPQGRPVVIQAGDSDEGREFAASAADVIFTRHGTLEAGRAFYRDVKRRLPRHGRREEDLKLMPGVTVVLGDTAADAQERAAEIRRQQISPQNAIHALELVWGRDLSAYDPDGPLPDVDPDPDSALVQGRVRHADPFEAAARWRALSEEKGLSIRQTVIETTSRQSFIGTPSAVAAAMAEFVERDAADGFILVPHLTPGGLDGFVDTVVPLLQERGVFRTRYTGTTLREHLGLTGTGVERSAA from the coding sequence ATGACCACCGGCCCGACGCCGCCGCGCAAGCAGATCCACCTCGCCGCCCACTTCCCCGGGGTCAACAACACCACGGTGTGGGCCGATCCCCGGTCCGGGAGCCAGATCGACTTCGACTCCTTCGTCCACCTCGCCCGCACCGCGGAGCGCGGCCTCTTCGACTTCTTCTTCCTCGCCGAGGGGCTGCGGCTGCGCGAGCACAAGGGCCGCGTCCACGACCTCGACGTCGTCGGCAGGCCCGAGTCGATCACCGTCCTGAACGCCCTCGCGGCGGTCACCGACCGTCTCGGCCTGGCCGCCACCGTCAACGCCACCTTCAACGAACCCTGGGAGCTGGCCCGCCGCCTCGCCTCGCTGGACCTGCTGAGCGGCGGCCGCGCCGCCTGGAACGTCGTCACCTCGTCCGACGCGTTCACCGGCGAGAACTTCCGGCGCGGCGGGTTCCTCGACCGGGCCGACCGCTACACCCGGGCCGCCGAGTTCGTCGCCGCGGCCCGCGCGCTGTGGGACGCGGCCGGCGCGGGGCAGCGCTCCTTCGCCTGGTCCGGAGACCACTTCGCCATCGCCGGGGAGAGCACCCCGCCCCGCTCCCCGCAGGGACGGCCCGTGGTCATCCAGGCCGGGGACTCCGACGAGGGGCGGGAGTTCGCCGCCTCGGCCGCCGACGTCATCTTCACCCGGCACGGAACCCTGGAGGCCGGCCGGGCCTTCTACCGCGACGTCAAGCGGCGGCTGCCCCGGCACGGCCGCCGCGAGGAGGACCTCAAGCTGATGCCCGGGGTCACGGTCGTCCTCGGGGACACCGCCGCCGACGCCCAGGAGCGCGCCGCCGAGATCCGCCGGCAGCAGATCTCCCCGCAGAACGCGATCCACGCGCTGGAACTCGTCTGGGGCCGGGACCTCTCCGCGTACGACCCCGACGGACCGCTGCCGGACGTCGACCCGGACCCGGACTCCGCCCTCGTCCAGGGCCGGGTGCGCCACGCCGACCCGTTCGAGGCGGCGGCCCGCTGGCGCGCGCTCTCCGAGGAGAAGGGGCTGTCGATCCGGCAGACGGTCATCGAGACCACCAGCCGCCAGTCGTTCATCGGCACCCCGTCGGCGGTGGCGGCCGCGATGGCCGAGTTCGTCGAGCGGGACGCGGCCGACGGCTTCATCCTCGTGCCCCACCTCACCCCCGGCGGCCTCGACGGCTTCGTCGACACGGTGGTGCCGCTCCTCCAGGAGCGCGGCGTGTTCCGCACCCGGTACACCGGCACCACGCTGCGCGAGCACCTCGGTCTCACCGGGACCGGTGTGGAAAGGTCGGCGGCATGA
- a CDS encoding LLM class flavin-dependent oxidoreductase, which translates to MPAPAPLHLAAEIGGPPHDDPGRLLGLARTAEEGLLDFVTLADSFGGPGPDALGALARIAPETRRIGLVPTVTTTHTEPFHVQAGVATLDWVSRGRAGWRVDVSTSAAENRLVGRRELLGPEAAWAEAGEVAEVSRLLWDSWEDDAEIRDTPTGRFVDRDKLHYVDYRGTAFGVRGPSIVPRPPQGHPVTVVDASAAVSRDTAARHADVVLLRAGTAEETAARGTELRARAAALGRDPGTLRILATLVVDLGDGPAASAPGGGHFGGSPAGLADLIARWHAGGAVDGFHLVPLAPDTGLARLTAGTVAALRERGLFRDRYEDTTLRGHLRLARPANHFATTGGAS; encoded by the coding sequence ATGCCAGCCCCCGCCCCGCTCCACCTCGCCGCCGAGATCGGCGGACCGCCCCATGACGACCCCGGCCGGCTTCTCGGGCTCGCCCGGACCGCCGAGGAGGGGCTGCTCGACTTCGTCACCCTGGCCGACTCCTTCGGCGGCCCCGGTCCCGACGCGCTCGGGGCCCTCGCCCGGATCGCGCCGGAGACCCGCCGGATCGGCCTGGTGCCCACCGTGACCACCACCCACACCGAGCCGTTCCACGTGCAGGCGGGTGTCGCCACCCTCGACTGGGTCAGCCGGGGCCGGGCGGGCTGGCGTGTCGATGTGTCGACATCGGCCGCGGAGAACCGGCTCGTCGGCCGCCGGGAACTCCTCGGCCCCGAAGCCGCCTGGGCGGAGGCGGGCGAGGTGGCAGAGGTCTCGCGGCTGCTGTGGGACAGCTGGGAGGACGACGCCGAGATACGCGACACGCCGACAGGCCGCTTCGTCGACCGCGACAAGCTCCACTACGTCGACTACCGGGGCACGGCCTTCGGCGTCCGGGGGCCGTCGATCGTGCCCCGGCCGCCGCAGGGCCACCCCGTCACCGTCGTCGACGCGTCGGCGGCGGTGAGCCGGGACACCGCGGCCCGCCACGCCGACGTCGTGCTGCTGCGGGCCGGGACCGCCGAGGAGACGGCGGCCCGGGGCACGGAACTCCGTGCCCGGGCCGCCGCCCTGGGCCGGGACCCGGGGACGCTGCGGATCCTCGCCACCCTCGTCGTCGACCTCGGTGACGGGCCCGCCGCCTCCGCGCCGGGCGGCGGACACTTCGGCGGCAGCCCCGCCGGACTCGCGGACCTGATCGCCCGGTGGCACGCCGGCGGCGCCGTGGACGGCTTCCACCTCGTGCCCCTGGCCCCGGACACCGGCCTAGCCCGGCTCACCGCGGGCACCGTCGCCGCCCTGCGCGAGCGGGGCCTGTTCCGCGACCGGTACGAGGACACCACCCTGCGCGGGCACCTCCGGCTCGCCCGCCCCGCCAACCACTTCGCCACCACCGGGGGAGCCTCATGA